The Hymenobacter monticola DNA segment TGAACTTGCCCTGGCTTCCCTCTCCGAACTACTCCGCCACGGATGGAAAATGCGTCTGCAGCAGGTCACGCATCTTGGCTTCCGTCAGGGGCTTGGTTAGCGTGCCGGCAATGGGAAGCTCCTGCACCCGGGCCAGGTCCTGGGGGTTGACAGAAGTGGTAAGCAGCACGATGACAATGGGCTGGCGCTGAGGCCAGGTGAGCTTTTGGTAGGCTTCCAGAAACTCGATGCCACTCATGACGGGCATGTTGATGTCGAGCAGAATCAGGGAGGGGCAATTGGGCGTTGGCACCCCGCAGACCTCGGCCAGGGTGTCCAGGGCCTCGCGCCCGTTCTCGGCCACGAGCAGCTGCTGGGTCACGCCCAGGCGGTTCAATAAAATCTTGTTGAGGTAA contains these protein-coding regions:
- a CDS encoding response regulator is translated as MLPLKSVLLVDDDSTTNYLNKILLNRLGVTQQLLVAENGREALDTLAEVCGVPTPNCPSLILLDINMPVMSGIEFLEAYQKLTWPQRQPIVIVLLTTSVNPQDLARVQELPIAGTLTKPLTEAKMRDLLQTHFPSVAE